Proteins encoded together in one Psilocybe cubensis strain MGC-MH-2018 chromosome 8, whole genome shotgun sequence window:
- a CDS encoding Pepsin A: METSARWKGKARATEFDFLYSRAYFAESRSSNAREAEGDYGRQRHGVRGYDEGMGRKRRAMRTGRFGREDIGIGMSKRDGVNAEGSGGSGGIVLPLDMVGSGVTDVAYTLPVKFGSTDNGRPQQQFSLQVDTGSSDMWIASTSCSTSSCKLTDGRLYDPLQTQARATGVDFSIPYLSGSASGPVYWDSVTIGGYTIDNQALAAASDVDSEPLSSKFSGILGLALPLNSIIAASIPPVTSNAPDGAAWASNLFSITPTSSAPSARFLSLALERPGSDRVPSVLGIGRHPQALVPDPSKVQYAQLVAEASGTLFWKVGVRAITVYVDGQRKEVDVGRGGAGGAFPSAVVDSGVPLILATSAIANAVYGALGVEPASDGKYYIPCTTPLNLTFTLDTRSELPIHPLDLTTLADPSSASTYSPSTSTCVGLIQSADAFLGPGSTSGIGDMILGVPFLRNVYTVMAYVAPGKDGSFPVGSGSSNTGGDVKPRLGLLGLTDPTIALEEFHTVRVLNQPLSSSPSSSSPSSGGGSGSGTGSDHNTKTVSSPKKLSTGAIVGLAFLAFFVLCVGAVGVRYLLNMRTRAARRKERERELAELGMPGSLGGMDKSGYGGYGMSMDQRAAYDIVRGRGRGFDGTGVGDVTMVAGRGVGEDGVLLRERESERTLLGKDASEKGKGEEGGEFGVRGGKDFVDIDDVHGEPDDTLVARGDVHSKPTNHDDDDDFYASPSPPASPDIPTFRTPSAAAVGMPLLSHQHQHQYTDSDSTPISFPTNTTHRPLDSVDIPLLSHRTQDSQDSESSGDGGSGVDKDGDAQSRKSGRRGRAMNYSMPRPMVERDVRADAGGDAVRGFGVE, translated from the exons ATGGAGACCTCTGCGAGATGGAAGGGTAAAGCTCGTGCGACCGAGTTCGATTTCCTGTATTCGCGAGCGTACTTTGCTGAGAGCCGTAGCTCTAATGCTAGAGAAGCAGAGGGCGACTACGGACGCCAGCGGCATGGTGTGAGGGGCTATGATGAGGGTATGGGAAGGAAACGACGGGCGATGAGGACAGGGCGGTTTGGGAGAGAGGATATTGGGATTGGTATGAGCAAGAGAGATGGTGTGAATGCCGAAGGCAGTGGGGGCTCTGGGGGCATTGTCCTCCCGCTGGATATGGTTGGAAGTGGTGTGACGGATGT AGCATATACGTTGCCAGTTAAATTTGGCAGCACCGACAATGGTCGCCCGCAGCAACAGTTCTCGTTACAGGTAGACACCGGCTCGTCTGACATG TGGATTGCATCGACGTCATGTTCGACCTCCTCATGCAAACTCACCGACGGCCGATTGTACGACCCCTTGCAGACTCAGGCGCGCGCGACAGGTGTGGATTTCAGTATACCCTATTTATCTGGCTCGGCGAGCGGACCAGTATACTGGGACAGTGTGACGATTGGAGGATATACGATTGATAACCAGGCACTAG CCGCCGCCTCCGACGTCGACTCTGAACCCCTTTCCTCAAAATTCAGCGGCATACTTGGCCTCGCGCTCCCGCTCAACTCGATCATCGCAGCGTCCATCCCGCCAGTCACATCCAACGCACCCGACGGCGCCGCATGGGCGTCGAATCTCTTTTCCATCACACCCACATCCTCCGCGCCCTCCGCGCGCTTCCTCTCTCTCGCACTGGAACGGCCAGGCTCAGACCGTGTGCCCAGCGTGCTGGGCATCGGGCGACACCCTCAGGCGCTCGTCCCGGACCCGAGCAAGGTGCAGTATGCGCAGCTCGTGGCGGAGGCGAGCGGGACGCTCTTTTGGAAGGTCGGGGTTAGAGCGATCACGGTGTATGTTGATGGGCAGAGGAAGGAGGTGGATGTGGGCCGTGGAGGTGCTGGTGGTGCGTTTCCGAGCGCGGTGGTGGATAGCGGTGTGCCGCTGATTTTGGCGACGAGTGCGATTGCGAATGCGGTGTATGGCGCTTTGGGTGTTGAGCCTGCCAGTGATGGAAAGT ATTATATCCCGTGCACTACTCCGCTCAACTTGACATTCACGCTCGATACTCGCTCTGAATTGCCCATACACCCCCTGGACCTCACTACTCTCGCCGacccctcctccgcctcgaCCTACTCCCCATCGACATCAACGTGCGTCGGCCTCATCCAATCAGCAGACGCCTTTCTTGGCCCTGGATCGACTAGTGGTATCGGGGATATGATTCTCGGTGTCCCCTTTCTGCGGAATGTGTACACCGTCATGGCATACGTTGCACCAGGCAAAGACGGCTCCTTCCCCGTAGGCAGTGGAAGCAGCAACACCGGCGGAGACGTCAAACCGCGCCTTGGCCTGCTCGGGCTGACAGACCCGACAATTGCGCTGGAGGAATTCCACACGGTCCGCGTGCTCAATCAGCCTTTATCGTCCTCcccctcgtcgtcgtcgccgtctTCGGGGGGtgggagcgggagcggcACGGGCTCGGATCATAATACGAAGACGGTGTCGTCGCCGAAGAAGCTCAGCACGGGTGCGATTGTGGGTCTGGCGTTCCTTGCGTTCTTCGTGTTGTGTGTTGGGGCTGTTGGGGTGAGGTATTTGCTTAATATGCGCACGCGCGCGGCGCGGAGAAaggagcgcgagcgcgagcttGCGGAGCTGGGGATGCCGGGGTCGCTAGGTGGTATGGATAAAAGTGGGTATGGCGGGTATGGAATGAGTATGGACCAGCGCGCGGCGTATGATATtgtcagaggaagaggccgTGGGTTTGATGGCACGGGTGTTGGTGATGTGACGATGGTAGCTGGACGTGGGGTTGGAGAGGACGGGGTGTTGctgagagagagggagagcgAGCGTACGCTGCTTGGGAAAGACGCAAGTGAGAAAGGCAAAGGCGAGGAAGGCGGTGAATTTGGTGTGAGGGGTGGTAAAGACTTTGTCGACATCGACGATGTGCATGGTGAACCAGACGATACCCTCGTCGCGCGCGGCGATGTCCATTCCAAACCCACGAaccacgacgacgacgacgatttTTATGCCTCGCCGAGCCCTCCTGCGTCGCCTGATATCCCGACTTTCCGGACACCTTCAGCCGCTGCCGTAGGTATGCCGCTACTCTCCCACCAACATCAGCATCAATACACAGACTCGGACTCAACCCCGATCTCCTTCCCAACAAATACCACGCACCGGCCCCTAGACAGCGTTGACATCCCACTGCTTTCACATCGCACACAGGACTCGCAGGACTCTGAGAGctctggagatggaggaagcGGTGTGGACAAGGATGGCGACGCGCAGAGTCGAAAGAGCGGGCGGAGGGGAAGAGCTATGAATTATAGTATGCCCCGGCCGATGGTCGAGCGGGATGTGCGTGCGGATGCGGGTGGGGATGCGGTGCGCGGTTTTGGTGTGGAGTGA
- a CDS encoding Nitrate reductase [NADPH], with the protein MIDDLRTNFRVVTMPITLVCAGNRRKEQNVVQQSLGFSWGAAGLSTALFTGVYLADVLRYVHPVRGAKHVIFEGVDDLPNGPYGTSQLLSWASDVRQGMMIAWAMNGLALEPDHGYPLRLVVPGQIGGRSVKWLSRIELSATESQHHLHFHDNKVLPMPLGPDQARKEKDWWYDSRYIIRDLNVNSAIARPNHDEVLDITVASHPTYTVKGYAYAGGGRRVTRVELSLDNGSSWELALIQYPEDAYRNVSFTADPIYGDFDMMDSDTCFCWCFWSFEVSVERFLTSDAMMVRAMDESLALQPRDMYWNATVAGAQPGGWIQRLKDAGLDPTKPDFSSPSNSSSSPDAVKINPPDQIRMTNPSTTRKISQSELESDEAKREAWFVVRGEVYIGSKFFKDHPGGAPSIELVAGEDATEDFMAIHSSDAQRQLADFHIGTMIETSLESGPSSMPSQNFYINENDDATKPFLQTKKWKSVKLVEIRPVSRNTKIFRFALRDENQELGLAFGQHLYVRLRRKVAKPPDGQEIFGEMVQRAYTPLFERNDRGYVDLLVKIYHPTPEFPEGGRITLGFNELTVGDSIELKGPIGNFIWKGRGRAFFNNEDIRIAEIGLVCAGSGVTPILQIMRAILNDPQRSKDDKNSLTKVWVLDVNRDFEDILCKKEIDRLVRENPGIAHVHYSLTGKEVPDGWEHSIGRITADMLVKHLPRPGQDKVVCLCGPHSMEQTVKEST; encoded by the exons ATGATCGACGACCTTCGCACCAACTTCCGCGTCGTTACGATGCCAATCACACTCGTGTGTGCGGGGAACCGCCGCAAAGAACAGAACGTCGTACAGCAGTCGCTGGGGTTTTCGTGGGGTGCGGCAGGACTGTCAACTGCGCTATTCACTGGCGTATATCTGGCTGATGTGCTCCGCTATGTGCACCCTGTTCGAGGGGCCAAACATGTTATCTTTGAAGGTGTGGATGATCTTCCAAATGGACCTTATGGGACGAG CCAGCTCCTTTCATGGGCGTCTGACGTACGACAAGGGATGATGATTGCATGGGCGATGAACGGGCTTGC CCTAGAGCCAGATCATGGTTATCCGCTTCGCCTCGTAGTACCCGGTCAAATTGGGGGGAGGTCCGTGAAATGGTTGAGCCGAATCGAGCTCTCTGCAACGGAGAGCCAGCATCATCTCCATTTCCACGATAACAAGGTTCTTCCTATGCCATTGGGTCCGGACCAGGCACGGAAGGAGAAAGACTGGTGGTACGATTCAAG ATATATTATTCGAGACTTGAACGTCAACAGTGCAATAGCCCGGCCTAACCACGACGAAGTTCTCGATATCACCGTCGCTTCTCATCCCACATACACTGTCAAGGGTTACGCCTACGCGGGAGGCGGACGTCGCGTCACAAGAGTCGAACTCTCTTTGGATAACGGATCTTCCTGGGAGCTCGCTCTCATACAGTATCCCGAAGACGCTTATCGCAACGTTAGTTTTACAGCAGACCCGATTTATGGCGACTTCGATATGATGGACAGCGATACATGCTTCTGTTGGTGCTTTTGGTCATTTGAGGTTTCGGTGGAGAGGTTCCTAACAAGCGATGCGATGATGGTGCGTGCAATGGACGAGTCTTTAGCGCTGCAGCCTCGAGATATGTACTGGAATGCGACTG TGGCTGGTGCGCAACCTGGAGGGTGGATACAACGACTCAAGGATGCTGGACTCGACCCTACCAAGCCTGATTTCTCATCCCCTTCAaattcttcctcctccccagACGCCGTCAAAATAAATCCCCCTGATCAAATACGTATGACCAACCCATCTACAACTCGTAAAATTAGCCAGTCAGAACTCGAGTCCGATGAAGCCAAGCGGGAAGCTTGGTTTGTAGTTCGCGGAGAG GTGTATATTGGAAGCAAGTTCTTCAAAGATCACCCAGGCGGCGCACCATCCATTGAACTCGTTGCGGGAGAAGATGCCACAGAAGATTTCATGGCTATTCATAGCTCAGATGCACAAAGGCAACTCGCCGATTTCCACATTGGGACCATGATTGAGACATCCCTTGAATCGGGCCCCTCTTCGATGCCATCTCAAAACTTTTATATCAACGAAAATGATGATGCTACAAAGCCCTTCCTTCAGacaaagaaatggaaaagCGTCAAGCTTGTAGAGATACGCCCTGTCTCAAGAAATACCAAGATCTTCCGATTTGCACTCAGAGACGAGAATCAGGAACTTGGTCTCGCATTTGGTCAACATCTCTATGTGAGATTACGCAGGAAAGTTGCTAAACCTCCCGATGGGCAAGAAATCTTTGGTGAGATGGTGCAAAGGGCATATACACCTCTGTTTGAGCGAAATGATAGAGGGTATGTTGACCTGCTTGTCAA GATATACCACCCCACTCCAGAATTTCCGGAAGGGGGGCGTATTACCCTCGGCTTCAACGAGCTTACTGTTGGAGACAGCATTGAGCTGAAGGGTCCCATCGGCAATTTTATTTGGAAAGGCCGTGGTCGGGCTTTCTTCAACAATGAAGATATTCGTATAGCAGAAATTGGGCTCGTCTGTGCCGGCAGTGGAGTAACACCCATCCTTCAGATCATGCGAGCGATTTTAAACGACCCTCAACGTTCCAAGGACGACAAGAATTCGTTGACCAAAGTCTGGGTTTTGGACGTTAATCGCGACTTTGAAGATATTCTGTGTAAGAAAGAGATTGACCGTCTGGTGAGAGAAAATCCAGGGATAGCACATGTTCATTACAGCTTGACGGGAAAGGAGGTACCTGATGGATGGGAACACTCGATAGGGAGGATCACTGCTGATATGCTGGTGAAACACCTTCCTCGACCCGGCCAGGATAAGGTGGTCTGTTTATGTGGACCCCATAGTATGGAACAGACTGTGAAAG AATCGACATGA
- a CDS encoding Carboxylesterase patB, whose product MRLTTSGIRYEEVVMLWEAHHCHKVKESGTLNAGLLDQQFAMKWVQQHISKFGGDANKVTIWGESSGAGSVLQHIVANGGRTRPPLFRAAITSSTYLPSQYRFDDQIPETLFSETLAKTNCSSAIDSLECLRKVDVDTLQNANTEIYTSGFFGTFAFVPVVDGRFITNRPTVLLKNGRLNGKTHLSVTNTFEGTRFVNQTTANTVEVPTYVTQLFPQLTPQQAKMVADQYAPLGTPIFQVNAIMGESIFICPTYMLLRAFDQRGFKGEFAIPPGSHGLDVSFYFNNGVLPSAFPNQQFVTAFAESFQNFVVSLDPNVKSDRADITSLWKQWGGSNEMLFNLTETGTPDIRSIQTSHDLLKRCDFWESMTSATSQ is encoded by the exons ATGCGTCTCACTACTTCGGGGATTCGTTATGAAGAGGTGGTTATGCTCTGGGAAGCGCATCACT GCCACAAAGTAAAAGAATCTGGCACTCTGAACGCCGGATTGC TGGATCAACAGTTTGCTATGAAATGGGTCCAACAGCAT ATTAGTAAATTTGGAGGCGATGCTAACAAAGTTACTATATGGGGTGAATCGTCTGGTGCGGGCTCGGTTTTACAACATATTGTAGCCAACGGAGGAAGAACACGCCCACCTCTTTTCCGTGCCGCCATTACCAGTTCTACGTACCTGCCATCACAGTACCGTTTTGACGATCAAATTCCGGAG ACCTTGTTCAGCGAAACGTTGGCAAAGACTAA CTGTTCCTCCGCAATCGATTCATTGGAGTGCCTACGCAAGGTGGATGTCGACACTCTGCAGAACGCCAACACTGAAATATATACCAGTGGATTCTTTGGGACATTCGCATTTGTCCCTGTAGTCGACGGAAGATTCATTACCAACAGGCCCACAGTCCTCCTGAAGAATGGTCGATTGAATGGG AAAACTCATCTATCGGTGACCAATACATTCGAAGGAACTCGCTTTGTTAACCAGACAACAGCAAACACAGTTGAAGTTCCAACATATGTTACTCAGCTTTTCCCACAGCTCACTCCACAACAAGCGAAAATGGTAGCGGATCAATACGCGCCGCTTGGTACCCCTATTTTTCAGGTTAACGCCATCATGGGTGAAT CCATCTTCATCTGTCCAACCTATATGCTGCTTCGCGCGTTTGATCAGCGTGGATTTAAG GGAGAGTTTGCTATCCCTCCAGGAAGCCACGGGTTAGATGTATCATTCTATTTCAACAA TGGTGTCCTTCCCTCCGCGTTCCCCAATCAACAATTTGTGACAGCCTTTGCGGAGAGCTTCCAAAATTTTGTAGTGTCATTAGACCCCAATGTCAAATCGGACCGGGCTGATATAACTTCCCTATGGAAGCAATGGGGAGGGTCGAATGAAATGCTTTTCAACCTGACAGAAACCGGCACCCCTGACATCAGGTCAATTCAAACTTCCCACGACCTTTTGAAGCGCTGCGA CTTCTGGGAATCCATGACAAGCGCTACTTCTCAGTGA
- a CDS encoding Caseinolytic peptidase B protein-like protein (Caseinolytic peptidase B protein homolog), giving the protein MTTETIIVHPHNPPATSASRTLCRLLVRNEIVRVQKLLETFPELINIRHPLGWAPIHTAVLCCDTTLLKFILNLPRVDIAVQDESSFSSSSSAAYQLCRTQELCPTIGGTESTQGATALHFACMRGDKDVLNLVLQRGGASAYNALDHSQRTPLDYFDLDTVDLEALLAYQSAEKQWKKDWRTLVAKDVFVFCSSIRLGDYDYCKELIECYPDLAIKMYSEIKDSVSSKLRSIFKPSSVEVSTIVPDYPLHGPGSSALHYACLEARMDIAELLLRNGATWTEKDDYNITPQMYANLHGEIIAQKFKSLCDEEDRLRKQRIEEESRKMELGENIRESEVLQGQKAEMDGPATQEEDALQWAVDFAEQLALEVGKRKADEVDVDKMEKGEPRISKAEKRQMKALEKQKEKDKKMEKREQKKKEDERRRRNVLTSSQLAVEIERIIGADIIGQKGPISSVASAIRLRENGWVDRDRPLVMLFLGSSGIGKTEVAKRVAMYLHGIKAEKEDEKVDDEPRSPISEDDDGDEQQKASLTDIEKSGTFVRIDMSEYQHDYTVSNLTGSPKGYVGYDEGGVLTGKLKANPRAIVLLDEIEKAHPNVLTVFLQLFDDGRITDPKLGTIFCPNAVFIMTSNLGSEEIRLAAPKLNSLIANTIDVNKHEKYHKGVTQFTKELYPLLKRSLKRDEFLGRINQTVVFLPFTDVELGHIAKVELKKWQKRALDQHDIHVTWSPSVIERLIQGYDVNYGARGTYREGYLSFFYLQHIVNEEPISSHVRMIVNAAGDMELETVAKADVPSA; this is encoded by the exons ATGACTACTGAAACTATCATCGTTCATCCTCACAATCCACCTGCTACTAGTGCTAGTCGCACCCTTTGTCGACTTCTGGTTCGCAATGAAATTGTTCGCGTTCAAAA ACTTCTCGAGACATTCCCTGAGCTTATCAACATCCGACATCCCCTTGGGTGGGCTCCCATCCATACTGCTGTTCTGTGCTGCGATACTACGCTGCTTAAGTTCATTTTGAATCTACCAAGAGTGGATATCGCTGTACAGGACGAATCAAGCTTCAGCTCCAGCTCATCCGCCGCTTATCAACTATGCCGTACGCAAGAGTTGTGTCCCACAATTGGCGGGACCGAGTCTACCCAGGGTGCAACGGCCTTGCATTTCGCGTGCATGAGAGGCGATAAGGATGTCCTCAACTTAGTTCTCCAAAGGGGAGGTGCATCTGCTTATAATGCTTTGGATCACTCCCAGCGGACACCATTGGACTATTTTGACTTAGATACAGTGGATCTAGAGGCATTGCTTGCGTATCAGTCAGCAGAAAAGCAGTGGAAAAAGGACTGGAGAACCCTCGTCGCAAAAG ACGTATTTGTATTCTGTAGTTCCATACGACTGGGTGATTACGACTACTGCAAAGA ATTGATTGAATGCTATCCAGATCTAGCAATTAAGATGTATTCAGAAATAAAGGATAGTGTTTCTTCGAAGCTCAGAAGCATTTTCAAACCGTCATCCGTTGAGGTTTCTACCATCGTTCCCGATTATCCTCTGCATGGACCTGGATCTTCGGCTCTACATTACGCTTGCTTGGAAGCTAGAATGGACATTGCTGAGTTGTTATTACGCAATGGTGCGACATGGACAGAGAAGGATGATTACAACATTACTCCACAAATGTATGCGAACCTCCACGGGGAGATCATAGCTCAAAAGTTCAAATCATTGTGCGACGAAGAAGACAGACTACGGAAACAAAGGATAGAGGAGGAAAGCCGAAAAATGGAATTGGGCGAAAATATCAGGGAATCAGAGGTGCTTCAAGGCCAAAAAGCGGAAATGGATGGTCCAGCAACTCAGGAAGAGGACGCTCTCCAATGGGCAGTAGACTTCGCAGAGCAGTTGGCTTTGGAAGTGGGGAAAAGGAAGGCTGACGAGGTCGATGTGGATAAAATGGAGAAAGGAGAGCCGCGGATATCCAAAGCCGAAAAACGACAGATGAAGGCCTTAGAAAAACAGAAAG AAAAGGATAAGAAGATGGAAAAAAGggaacaaaaaaagaaagaggatgaaagacGTCGAAGAA ATGTCTTAACATCTTCTCAACTCGCAGTCGAGATAGAGAGAATAATCGGTGCTGACATCATTGGCCAAAAGGGACCCATCTCTTCGGTTGCGTCTGCTATCCGCCTTCGAGAAAATGGTTGGGTAGACCGAGATCGTCCTCTAGTAATGCTCTTTCTTGGAAGTTCTGGCATTGGGAAAACAGAAGTTGCAAAGAGAGTTGCAATGTATCTACATGGAATCAAGGCGGAAAAAGAAGATGAGAAAGTGGATGATGAACCAAGATCACCTATAAGCGAAGACGATGACGGTGACGAGCAACAAAAGGCATCGCTAACGGATATTGAAAAGTCTGGTACATTTGTTCGCATCGATATGTCCGAGTACCAACATGACTACACAGTGTCTAACTTAACGG GTTCACCAAAAGGATATGTC GGATATGATGAGGGTGGTGTTCTAACCGGAAAATTGAAGGCCAACCCCCGAGCCATTGTTCTATTGGATGAGATCGAAAAGGCACACCCTAATGTCTTGACTGTATTCCTGCAACTGTTCGATGATGGTAGGATCACTGATCCCAAG CTCGGAACGATCTTCTGTCCCAATGCCGTCTTTATAATGACCTCTAATCTTGGATCTGAGGAGATCCGGCTTGCGGCGCCGAAGCTCAATTCTCTTATTGCAAATACAATTGACGTGAACAAACATGAGAAGTATCACAAAGGAGTGACACAATTTACCAAGGAACTTTACCCTTTGTTGAAGAGGTCTCTCAAAAGAGATGAGTTCCTGGGACGCATCAACCAGACTGTCGTCTTTTTACCGTTTACTGACGTCGAG CTTGGACACATTGCAAAGGTAGAGTTAAAGAAGTGGCAGAAGAGAGCTCTGGATCAACACGATATTCACGTCACCTGGTCACCGTCTG TCATTGAAAGACTTATTCAAGGATATGACGTGAACTACGGGGCAC GGGGGACATACCGAGAAGGTTATCTCAGCTTTTTCTATTTGCAGCATATCGTTAACGAAGAACCCATCAGCTCACACGTCCGTATGATTGTCAATGCCGCAGGTGATATGGAACTGGAGACCGTTGCAAAAGCAG ATGTGCCATCAGCATAA
- a CDS encoding Nitrate transporter produces MHAQSREPPSFQWAHLWQPAIVNPVNLKSYTIPLFNLWDPYARAFHLSWLGFFVAFLSWFAFPPLIPDAIKSDLHLSAAEVANSNVIALTSTFVIRVIVGPLVDRYGPRKVMAYLLILGAIPSGLAGTAHDAGTLYILRFFIGILGATFVPCQAWTSAFFDKNCVGTANALVGGWAGKWSERHNTPATQLALRQGYQTQYTLHHDESATEKNILGGDSEKAIVSITDPATDSDASDGVVVQSTVDIAVNETLTAAVALKLLVSPLTWLPALGYLTTFGIELAIDSSMSGVLFTLFSKRRPGFTQTTAGYYTSIFGLLNIVTRPLGGYLGDVIYRYYGTRGKKVWTVICGLIMGASLLAGGFYLQNHRTANDAQLSVLMGIFSVAAIFSEIGNGANFSLVPHCNPFNNGFMSGLVGSFGNLGGIVFALVFRFVPQVGKAFWIMGVLSIAINVLILPIPVPKL; encoded by the exons ATGCACGCACAATCTCGAGAACCTCCTTCTTTCCAATGGGCTCATCTCTGGCAACCCGCCATTGTCAATCCAGTCAATCTGAAGAGCTATACCATACCATTATTCAACTTATGGGATCCATATGCGAGAGCTTTCCATCTTAGTTGGC TGGGATTCTTCGTAGCGTTCTTGTCGTGGTTCGCTTTTCCTCCACTCATACCCGACGCAATCAAATCAGACCTCCACCTCTCCGCTGCAGAGGTGGCAAACTCAAATGTCATCGCCTTGACATCCACCTTCGTCATTCGAGTCATTGTTGGGCCACTTGTTGATAGATATGGACCGAGAAAGGTGATGGCGTATTTGCTCATTCTTGGTGCCATCCCATCTGGGCTAGCAGGGACAGCACATGATGCTGGAACCCTCTATATTCTTCGGTTCTTCATTGGCATCTTGGGGGCTACATTTGTTCCCTGTCAGGCATGGACCTCGGCGTTCTTTGATAAAAATTGCGTGGGGACTGCGAATGCATTAGTTGGAGGCTGGG CTGGTAAATGGTCAGAGAGGCACAACACCCCCGCTACACAACTAGCACTTCGTCAAGGATACCAGACCCAATACACTCTGCATCATGACGAGAGCGCAACGGAAAAGAATATCCTTGGCGGCGACAGCGAAAAGGCCATCGTCAGCATCACTGATCCTGCAACAGACTCTGATGCTTCAGATGGGGTTGTAGTGCAGTCGACGGTGGACATTGCCGTTAACGAAACGCTAACTGCAGCGGTTGCATTGAAACTTCTCGTCAGTCCGCTAACGTGGCTTCCGGCACTGGGATATCTGACTACCTTTGGAATCGAGCTCGCCATTGACAGCAGCATGTCGGGGGTGCTATTCACTTTGTTCAGCAAAAGACGACCGGGGTTCACGCAAACTACGGCTGGGTACTACACATCAATCTT CGGGTTATTGAACATAGTCACGCGCCCTCTCGGGGGATACCTGGGGGATGTCATATACCGGTACTACGGTACCAGGGGAAAGAAGGTATGGACCGTAATCTGCGGCCTGATCATGGGTGCCTCCCTCCTCGCTGGCGGGTTCTATCTGCAGAACCACCGTACTGCAAACGATGCGCAGC TCTCTGTGCTCATGGGCATCTTCTCTGTCGCTGCCATCTTCTCAGAGATAGGAAACGGAGCGAATTTCTCCCTCGTTCCACACTGCAATCCATTCAACAAT GGATTTATGTCCGGGCTTGTAGGCTCGTTCGGAAACTTGGGTGGCATTGTTTTTGCTCTGGTGTTCAGATTTGTGCCGCAGGTGGGAAAAGCGTTCTGGATTATGGGTGTCCTCTCCATCGCTATAAACGTCTTGATCCTGCCTATTCCTGTACCCAAGCTGTAG